The following proteins come from a genomic window of Chaetodon auriga isolate fChaAug3 chromosome 16, fChaAug3.hap1, whole genome shotgun sequence:
- the gtf2f1 gene encoding general transcription factor IIF subunit 1 isoform X2 has product MTSLGSSSSSATEYTVRVPKNTSKKYNIMAFNAGDRVNCSSWTQARMERDMSARRIYGEEETQEGAAGSEFGKKQREEARRKKFGIVTREFKVEDQPWILKVNGKAGKRFKGQKKGGVTENASYYIFTQCPDGAFEAFPVHGWYNFTPLAKHRTLTAEEAEEEWGRRNKVVNHFSIMLQRRFREQERGEDEEDEGEKSGKKKKKSGGRGGDLRIHDLEDDLEMSSDDSDSSMGDDGESKTKAKKDTGKGKKKKKRKSNDEAIEDSDDGDYEGLEVDYMSDESSSDEEPEKGKPSKGEDLPKGIDEASESEEESEEEKQNEEEAKEEEEEEEGKKTPVQTEKKKKKDSSGESDSSDDSDIEGETASALFMKKRTPPKRAGGRGSAGSSRTGSRPGTPSIDSASTSNTLRAAASKLEQGKRQNQGPGTDSPAAKRLKMEPSSQSPAPSGKSTPQPPSGKSTPSSSDVQLTEEAVRRYLIRKPMTTKDLLKKFQTKRTGLSSEQTVNVLAQILKRLNPERKNVNDKMHFYLTE; this is encoded by the exons ATGACGTCACTG GGGAGCAGCAGTTCCTCAGCCACAGAATACACTGTGCGAGTCCCCAA AAACACCAGCAAGAAGTACAACATCATGGCTTTTAATGCAGGAGACAGAGTCAACTGTTCATCCTGGACACAG GCCCGTATGGAAAGAGACATGAGTGCTCGGCGGATATATGGGGAGGAAGAGACGCAGGAAGGCGCAGCTGGGAGTGAGTTTGGCAAAAAGCAGCGCGAGGAAGCACGGCGGAAGAAGTTTGGTATTGTGACACGCGAGTTCAAAGTGGAGGATCAGCCCTGGATTCTCAAGGTCAACGGCAAGGCTGGCAAGAG GTTCAAAGGTCAAAAGAAGGGCGGTGTGACAGAAAATGCATCCTACTACATCTTTACACAGTGTCCTGATGGAGCTTTCGAGGCCTTCCCTGTACACGGCTGGTACAACTTCACCCCGCTGGCCAAGCACCGAACTCTGActgctgaggaggctgaggaggagtggggcag AAGGAACAAAGTGGTGAATCACTTCAGCATCATGCTTCAGAGACGTTTCAGGGAGCAGGAGCGCGGcgaggatgaggaagatgagggtgAGAAGTcggggaagaagaaaaagaagtctGGTGGGAGAGGGGGCGACTTGCGTATTCACGACCTTGAAGATGACCTGGAGATGAGCAGCGATGACAGCGACAGCAGTATGGGGGATG atggagagagcaaGACAAAGGCGAAGAAAGACAcagggaaaggaaagaagaagaagaagaggaagagcaatGATGAGGCCATAGAGGACAGCGATGACGGCGACTACGAGGGTCTCGAGGTGGATTACATGTCAGATGAAAGCAG TTCAGACGAAGAGCCAGAAAAGGGAAAACCCAGCAAAGGAGAGGACCTCCCTAAAG GAATTGATGAGGCGTCTGAAAGCGAGgaagagagcgaggaggagaagcagaatgaagaggaagcaaaagaggaggaagaagaagaggaaggaaagaaaacccCAGTCCAAAcggaaaagaagaagaagaaag ACAGCAGCGGAGAGTCGGACAGCTCAGATGACAGCGACATCGAGGGAGAGACGGCCTCAGCTCTGTTCATG AAGAAACGCACGCCGCCGAAGCGcgcaggtgggcgtggctccGCAGGCAGCTCCAGGACTGGCAGCCGCCCCGGGACACCGTCCATAGACTCTGCCTCTACATCCAATACACTCCGTGCTGCTGCCAGCAAGCTAGAGCAAG GGAAGAGACAGAATCAGGGTCCTGGCACTGACTCACCAGCTGCCAAAAGGCTGAAGATGGAGCCCAGCAGCCAGAGCCCTGCTCCCTCTGGGAAGAGTACACCTCAACCCCCATCAGGAAAATCCACTCCGAGCTCAAG tgACGTGCAGCTAACAGAGGAAGCGGTCCGGCGGTATCTGATCCGTAAACCAATGACCACTAAAGACCTGCTGAAGAAGTTCCAGACCAAGCGCACGGGTTTGAGCAGTGAGCAGACTGTCAACGTGCTGGCACAGATCCTGAAACGCCTCAATCCAGAGCGCAAGAACGTGAACGACAAAATGCACTTCTACCTCACTGAATAA
- the gtf2f1 gene encoding general transcription factor IIF subunit 1 isoform X1, translated as MTSLGSSSSSATEYTVRVPKNTSKKYNIMAFNAGDRVNCSSWTQARMERDMSARRIYGEEETQEGAAGSEFGKKQREEARRKKFGIVTREFKVEDQPWILKVNGKAGKRFKGQKKGGVTENASYYIFTQCPDGAFEAFPVHGWYNFTPLAKHRTLTAEEAEEEWGRRNKVVNHFSIMLQRRFREQERGEDEEDEGEKSGKKKKKSGGRGGDLRIHDLEDDLEMSSDDSDSSMGDDGESKTKAKKDTGKGKKKKKRKSNDEAIEDSDDGDYEGLEVDYMSDESSSSDEEPEKGKPSKGEDLPKGIDEASESEEESEEEKQNEEEAKEEEEEEEGKKTPVQTEKKKKKDSSGESDSSDDSDIEGETASALFMKKRTPPKRAGGRGSAGSSRTGSRPGTPSIDSASTSNTLRAAASKLEQGKRQNQGPGTDSPAAKRLKMEPSSQSPAPSGKSTPQPPSGKSTPSSSDVQLTEEAVRRYLIRKPMTTKDLLKKFQTKRTGLSSEQTVNVLAQILKRLNPERKNVNDKMHFYLTE; from the exons ATGACGTCACTG GGGAGCAGCAGTTCCTCAGCCACAGAATACACTGTGCGAGTCCCCAA AAACACCAGCAAGAAGTACAACATCATGGCTTTTAATGCAGGAGACAGAGTCAACTGTTCATCCTGGACACAG GCCCGTATGGAAAGAGACATGAGTGCTCGGCGGATATATGGGGAGGAAGAGACGCAGGAAGGCGCAGCTGGGAGTGAGTTTGGCAAAAAGCAGCGCGAGGAAGCACGGCGGAAGAAGTTTGGTATTGTGACACGCGAGTTCAAAGTGGAGGATCAGCCCTGGATTCTCAAGGTCAACGGCAAGGCTGGCAAGAG GTTCAAAGGTCAAAAGAAGGGCGGTGTGACAGAAAATGCATCCTACTACATCTTTACACAGTGTCCTGATGGAGCTTTCGAGGCCTTCCCTGTACACGGCTGGTACAACTTCACCCCGCTGGCCAAGCACCGAACTCTGActgctgaggaggctgaggaggagtggggcag AAGGAACAAAGTGGTGAATCACTTCAGCATCATGCTTCAGAGACGTTTCAGGGAGCAGGAGCGCGGcgaggatgaggaagatgagggtgAGAAGTcggggaagaagaaaaagaagtctGGTGGGAGAGGGGGCGACTTGCGTATTCACGACCTTGAAGATGACCTGGAGATGAGCAGCGATGACAGCGACAGCAGTATGGGGGATG atggagagagcaaGACAAAGGCGAAGAAAGACAcagggaaaggaaagaagaagaagaagaggaagagcaatGATGAGGCCATAGAGGACAGCGATGACGGCGACTACGAGGGTCTCGAGGTGGATTACATGTCAGATGAAAGCAG cAGTTCAGACGAAGAGCCAGAAAAGGGAAAACCCAGCAAAGGAGAGGACCTCCCTAAAG GAATTGATGAGGCGTCTGAAAGCGAGgaagagagcgaggaggagaagcagaatgaagaggaagcaaaagaggaggaagaagaagaggaaggaaagaaaacccCAGTCCAAAcggaaaagaagaagaagaaag ACAGCAGCGGAGAGTCGGACAGCTCAGATGACAGCGACATCGAGGGAGAGACGGCCTCAGCTCTGTTCATG AAGAAACGCACGCCGCCGAAGCGcgcaggtgggcgtggctccGCAGGCAGCTCCAGGACTGGCAGCCGCCCCGGGACACCGTCCATAGACTCTGCCTCTACATCCAATACACTCCGTGCTGCTGCCAGCAAGCTAGAGCAAG GGAAGAGACAGAATCAGGGTCCTGGCACTGACTCACCAGCTGCCAAAAGGCTGAAGATGGAGCCCAGCAGCCAGAGCCCTGCTCCCTCTGGGAAGAGTACACCTCAACCCCCATCAGGAAAATCCACTCCGAGCTCAAG tgACGTGCAGCTAACAGAGGAAGCGGTCCGGCGGTATCTGATCCGTAAACCAATGACCACTAAAGACCTGCTGAAGAAGTTCCAGACCAAGCGCACGGGTTTGAGCAGTGAGCAGACTGTCAACGTGCTGGCACAGATCCTGAAACGCCTCAATCCAGAGCGCAAGAACGTGAACGACAAAATGCACTTCTACCTCACTGAATAA
- the alkbh7 gene encoding alpha-ketoglutarate-dependent dioxygenase alkB homolog 7, mitochondrial — MKLLLTVLKGIHKPAVYVSHQRCLSSCASGGLLPHSDEPLIVGSSRELVQRLGSQVEVRTAFITEEEERAFLRELESGLKKKRYEFDHWDDAIHGYRETERVSWGAACEEVLNRVRSAAFPEGSQLLGPVHILDLDKTGYIKPHIDSVKFCGSTIAGLSLLSDSIMRLVKEDATSEWLDLLLPRHSLYILRNEARYNFTHEILKDEESVFNGQKVPRRRRISVICRNLPG; from the exons atgaaactgctgctgacagtgttGAAAGGAATCCATAAACCAGCTGTTTACGTCAGTCACCAGCGCTGTCTGAGCTCCTGTGCCAGCGGCGGCCTGTTACCTCACAGCGATGAGCCTCTGATCGTGGGGTCAAGCCGGGAGCTCGTGCAGAGACTGGGCTcgcaggtggaggtgaggacGGCCTTcatcactgaggaggaggagcgggccTTTCTGCGAGAGCTGGAGTCAGGCCTGAAGAAGAAACGCTACGAATTCGACCACTGGGACGAT GCTATTCACGGGTACCGAGAGACCGAGCGCGTGAGTTGGGGGGCGGCGTGCGAGGAGGTCCTGAATCGTGTCCGATCTGCAGCGTTTCCTGAGGGCAGTCAACTCCTCGGGCCTGTGCACATTCTAGACCTGGACAAGACTGGCTACATCAAGCCTCACATTGACAGTGTCAAG ttcTGTGGGAGCACCATTGCCGGATTGAGTCTTCTGTCAGACAGTATCATGCGCTTGGTGAAGGAGGATGCCACCAGCGAATGGCTGGACCTGCTGCTGCCCCGACACTCCCTCTATATATTGAG GAACGAGGCCAGATATAACTTCACTCACGAGATCCTGAAAGATGAGGAGTCTGTGTTCAACGGACAGAAAGTGCCTCGGCGGCGCCGCATCTCTGTCATCTGCCGGAACCTTCCGGGCTAA
- the LOC143333861 gene encoding adhesion G protein-coupled receptor E3-like, translating to MDQQLKENTDVILPDVEVSGVGPQARSIRVSSEGDGETGSVILGISDRLVSAMVPATHNQTKKAVQTSILGQTMDINLQALASANNGSAAAAFMTLNGMESLLSHQYFKTVNKTEMYSDVFTAVLPKVNNTNLTEPVNFTIQHKKKVPESGMVTCVYWVDKSKNKEEGQTDVAMSWSVDGCWVAYSDENYTVCSCSHLSTFALIMQIGEPPTEDPFLEWLNRMCVIIGLFFFALAIFTFLLCSWNPKINNTARLHMCLNLSLSHLLLLWNDKYVTQELACTVMAGLLHFLVVASFVWMLLEALQLHLLVRRLSKVQVIQRDGLPKPLLYLVGYGVPFVIVGVSALVYSDGYGATEAELNWILFCATLWSLRPTLANMKSDVSQSKDTRLIVFKIVAQFVILGCTWILGLYQTNLFFQLLFILLNSQQGTFLFIVHCLLNKEKDAPSVSEDLDKPEDQTDERNKDDDD from the exons ATGGATCAGCAACTTAAGGAAAACACAGATGTTATCTTACCAGACGTG GAAGTGTCAGGCGTTGGACCGCAGGCCAGGTCAATCAGGGTGAGTAGTGAAGGAGATGGGGAGACCGGCAGTGTCATCCTGGGCATCTCAGACCGTCTAGTTTCTGCAATGGTGCCAGCAACCCacaaccaaaccaaaaaagcaGTGCAGACTTCAATATTGG GACAGACCATGGATATCAACTTGCAGGCTCTAGCCAGCGCCAACaatg gttctgcagcagctgcctttATGACACTAAACGGGATGGAGAGCCTTCTTAGTCATCAATACTTTAAAACAGTGAACAAGACAGAGATGTACTCCGATGTTTTCACTGCGGTCTTACCGAAAGTGAACAACACCAACCTCACCGAGCCTGTCAACTTCACCATCCAGCATAAGAAG AAAGTGCCAGAATCTGGAATGGTGACGTGTGTGTACTGGGTAGACAAAAGCAAGAACAAAGAAGAGGGACAGACGGATGTGGCGATGAGCTGGTCAGTAGACGGCTGTTGGGTTGCATACTCCGATGAGAACTACACAGTGTGCAGCTGCTCTCACCTTTCCACCTTTGCCCTCATCATGCAGATTGGGGAG CCTCCAACAGAGGACCCTTTCCTGGAGTGGCTCAACCGAATGTGCGTGATTATCGGactcttcttctttgctctGGCCATCTTCACCTTCCTCCTGTGCAGCTGGAACCCCAAGATCAACAACACGGCCCGTCTTCACATGTGCCTCAACCTCTCCTtgtctcacctgctgctgctgtggaatgACAAATATGTCACACAAGAG CTGGCCTGCACCGTCATGGCAGGCCTTCTCCACTTCTTAGTTGTTGCAAGTTTTGTGTGGATGCTGCTGGAGgcgctgcagctccacctgttGGTCCGAAGGCTCTCCAAGGTGCAGGTGATCCAGAGAGATGGCCTCCCCAAGCCACTTCTCTACCTGGTTGGCTACGGCGTGCCCTTTGTGATTGTGGGTGTTTCTGCACTGGTGTATTCTGATGGATACGGTGCCACTGAGGCAGAG cTCAATTGGATATTGTTCTGTGCAACTCTGTGGAGTCTGAGACCCACCTTGGCCAACATGAAAAGTGATGTTTCTCAATCTAAAGACACCAG GTTGATTGTCTTCAAGATTGTGGCCCAGTTTGTCATACTGGGCTGCACCTGGATTCTGGGCCTGTACCAGACAAatcttttctttcagctgctcttcaTTTTACTCAACTCCCAGCAGGGCACCTTCCTTTTCATTGTCCACTGCCTGCTCAATAAGGAG AAAGATGCACCTTCAGTGTCCGAGGATTTGGACAAACCCGAGGAtcagacagatgagaggaacaaggatgatgatgattaa